In one window of Episyrphus balteatus chromosome 3, idEpiBalt1.1, whole genome shotgun sequence DNA:
- the LOC129914629 gene encoding PHD finger-like domain-containing protein 5A yields the protein MAKHHPDLIFCRKQPGVAIGRLCEKCDGKCVICDSYVRPCTLVRICDECNYGSYQGRCVICGGPGVSDAYYCKECTIQEKDRDGCPKIVNLGSSKTDLFYERKKYGFKQSY from the exons atggCCAAGCATCATCCAGATTTGATCTTTTGTAGAAAACAGCCTGGAGTTG CTATTGGACGTCTCTGCGAAAAATGCGATGGCAAGTGTGTTATTTGCGACTCCTATGTCCGGCCTTGTACATTGGTGCGAATTTGTGACGAATGCAATTATGGTTCATATCAGGGAAGATGTGTAATTTGTGGTGGCCCAGGGGTATCAGATGCTTATTATTGCAAAGAATGCACAATTCAAGAGAAAGAT CGTGATGGTTGTCCTAAGATTGTTAATTTGGGAAGCTCGAAAACCGATTTGTTTTACGAAAggaaaaaatatggttttaaaCAAAG tTACTAG
- the LOC129915207 gene encoding uncharacterized protein LOC129915207 encodes MRKEIFDEIEKLNSQRTIWTKIRTSTFWEEEVMQNNNEHFKQHFRMSRDTFEVLCNEVRNLEKHDTRYRKSIPLRKRVAIAIYTLGSSAEYRTISALFGVGISTVYIILKTFCKEAWRVLHPKYLCAYPLTSDIIKENVDGFQKLGFPQCFGAIDGCHIEIQPPSQDAVDYYNYKGWYSMVLLAIVDYQLE; translated from the exons ATGAGAAAAGAGATTTTTGATGAAATAGAAAAACTCAACTCCCAGAGGACCATTTGGACAAAG ATACGTACCAGCACATTCTGGGAAGAAGAAGTTATgcaaaacaataatgaacattTTAAGCAACACTTTAGAATGTCTCGGGATACCTTCGAAGTTCTATGCAATGAAGTCAGAAACTTAGAGAAGCACGACACACGTTACAGGAAGTCTATTCCACTGAGAAAAAGAGTAGCCATAGCTATCTATACTCTTGGCTCATCTGCGGAGTATAGAACCATTTCGGCTCTTTTTGGTGTAGGCATATCGACAGTTTATATTATCttaaaaactttttgtaaagaagccTGGCGTGTCCTTCACCCTAAATATCTATGTGCTTATCCACTCACTTCAGacattataaaagaaaatgtagaTGGCTTTCAAAAGCTTGGTTTCCCCCAATGTTTTGGAGCTATAG ATGGTTGTCATATAGAGATTCAACCCCCTTCACAAGATGCTGTcgattattataattataaaggATGGTACTCGATGGTTTTATTGGCTATAGTTGATTATCAGTTAGAATGA